The DNA segment CCTCGCCCGCGTCATCGACATGATCCTGGTGGGTCTCGTCGCCTGGCCGTTCGGTGTGAGCGAGTACACCATGTCCGGTGACGAGGTCGACGTGGGCAAGTCCTTCGTCCAGTCCCTCGTCGCCGCGGTCCTCTACATCGCCTACGACACCTTCATGACGTCCCGCTCCGGGCAGACCCTCGGCAAGAAGTGGCTGAAGCTGCGGGTGGCCGACCTGTCCAACGGCTCGACGCCCTCCGTGCAGACGTCGCTGGTCCGCGCCCTCGTGCTGTGGGTGCCGTTCGCGTTCTGCTGCGACTGCGTGTGGACCGTGATTGCGGGCGGCTGGAGCTTCTTCGACAAGCCCTACAAGCAGGGCCTGCACGACAAGGCCGCCAAGACGGTCGTGGTCAGTGCCAGGTGACGCGGAACCGGCCGGTGTCGGGAAACCGTCCGCTAGCGGACGGACTGCCGCACGGCCTCCCGGGCCGCCGGTACGGTCGCCGGTGACGGCAGGGTCGCCCGGA comes from the Streptomyces sp. KMM 9044 genome and includes:
- a CDS encoding RDD family protein produces the protein MSTEPPPGSGQQPPDDDPFRKHPPPGSRPPPQQGGGPYGSEGGDPYSGGGSPSGGGGGPYGGGGGDSPYGPGPGNPLAGMPPLADSRRRTLARVIDMILVGLVAWPFGVSEYTMSGDEVDVGKSFVQSLVAAVLYIAYDTFMTSRSGQTLGKKWLKLRVADLSNGSTPSVQTSLVRALVLWVPFAFCCDCVWTVIAGGWSFFDKPYKQGLHDKAAKTVVVSAR